GCACTTTCAATTGCCATCTGAGTGAAGACAGGGCCGTTCGCTGCAATGTCTGCTGCTACATTCTGAACTAAGAAGCCTTCTGCACCGTGGACGTTGTAAGCACCCGTGATGATAATCATAAATGCTGTAGCCGAACATACTAGCAGCGTATCGATGTAGATAGAAAACGACTGTACCAGACCTTGCTGAGCTGGGTGGTCAACACTTGCTGCTGCAGCTGCGTGAGGACCTGTACCTTGACCTGCTTCGTTTGAGTAAACACCACGTTTAACACCCCAGCCGATGGCCGCACCAACACCTGCCATAGGTGTGAACGCATCACCAATGATCATTGAGAATACGCGTGGTACTTCACCGATGTTTAGAAGGATGATGATGAAGGCCGTTACGATGTAAGCCAGCGCCATAAAAGGAACCACGATTTGTGTGAAGTTCGCGATACGCTTAACACCACCGAAGATGATGAAGGCTAGAATGACGGAGATAACAGTACCTGTGAAGATTTTCGCAAAGCTGAATGTACCGATCGCTGTCTCGATCATAGCGCCTGAGCCAAATGCGGCTTCAACTGCATTACCAATACTGTTTGACTGAACACCCGGCAGTAGGAAACCACATGCAAAAATGGTCGCAATAGCGAAGATCCACGCGTACCACGTCTGACCCATTGCTTTTTCAATGTAGTAAGCAGGACCACCACGGAACTCACCGTTGTCTTCTTCTTTGTAAATTTGTGCAAGCGTGGATTCCGCGTAGGCTGTCGCAGCACCAAAGAATGCTACCACCCACATCCAAAATACCGCGCCCGGGCCACCAAAGCCGATAGCAGCGGCAACACCAGCAATGTTACCTGTACCTACACGTCCTGAAAGTGAAACGGCGAGTGCCTGAAAAGAAGAGATGCCTTTGGACGAGCTTTTACCTGAAAGAAGCAGACGCCACATTTCACCGAAGTGACGAATCTGCACGAATCGCGTCATGATTGAGTAGAACAAGCCAGCGCCAAGACACAAATAAATCAGTGCCGGACTCCAGATGATTCCATTCAGAAAATCAACTAATGACTGCATAAGTATTTTCCCTGTTTAGTTTTATAGTGGTTGTTTTGCGAACAGAATATTAACCTTTTTGTAACTCTGATGTTAACCGATTTGTACTTTAAAATTTATTTGCGTGAGCTTAGGCACAAAATGCTAAATAAATGTTAACGAGTAGTGTTATCGTAGCGAGTAGTTTCAAAATGCTTGAAAAATGAATTGATATGACCCAATCCATAGCGCACTAACAATGCGCGCTATAGTTGTGTAGCTCGTTTTTTGTACTGTCAATGTCATCGATTGTAGGTATTTACACTATTCGTTGTATCGATGCGTGCTGAGCTCCTTATATTGGTGATAATTTGACTGTGTAATCACTTCTGTCAGGATCTCTGCTGAGCCACAGGCCATAGTCCAACCTAAGGTGCCGTGCCCAGTATTAGTAAAGAGGTTCTTTATTGATGTGCTTCCGATGATCGGCGTGCCGTCGGGGGTCATTGGACGGAAGCCTGTCCAATAATCTGCGCGAGATAAATCTGTCCCATCCGGAAATAAGTTAGACACAACATGATTCAACGTAGCGAGTCGTTTATCCGGCAGGGCGGGATCAAAACCAGCCAGCTCGGCGGTGCCCGCGACGCGAATTCGATTTTCGAAGCGAGTCACGGCCACTTTGTAGGTCTCATCCATAATGGTTGATTGAGGTGCGAATGCTTCGTCAATGATAGGCAAGGTGAGTGAGTAACCTTTGACGGGGTAGAGTGGGATGTCTATACCAACTTGCTCTA
This sequence is a window from Vibrio coralliilyticus. Protein-coding genes within it:
- a CDS encoding alanine/glycine:cation symporter family protein, which codes for MQSLVDFLNGIIWSPALIYLCLGAGLFYSIMTRFVQIRHFGEMWRLLLSGKSSSKGISSFQALAVSLSGRVGTGNIAGVAAAIGFGGPGAVFWMWVVAFFGAATAYAESTLAQIYKEEDNGEFRGGPAYYIEKAMGQTWYAWIFAIATIFACGFLLPGVQSNSIGNAVEAAFGSGAMIETAIGTFSFAKIFTGTVISVILAFIIFGGVKRIANFTQIVVPFMALAYIVTAFIIILLNIGEVPRVFSMIIGDAFTPMAGVGAAIGWGVKRGVYSNEAGQGTGPHAAAAASVDHPAQQGLVQSFSIYIDTLLVCSATAFMIIITGAYNVHGAEGFLVQNVAADIAANGPVFTQMAIESALPGIGKPFIAIALFFFAFTTILAYYYIAETNVAYIRRHIKVNGLMFVLKVALIAVVFYGTVKTANLAWAMGDVGVGLMAWLNIVGILIIFFMAKPALKALHDYEEQQKQGVTEYTFNPVKLGIKGADYWEDKYRRKTGKEPTAEEESKPVEQPST